One Syntrophorhabdaceae bacterium genomic region harbors:
- a CDS encoding YifB family Mg chelatase-like AAA ATPase: MISRVSTATVYGIDGKTVDVEVDISYGLPAFNIVGLPETSVKESKERVRAAIKNAGFEFPGDRITVNLAPADIRKEGSSFDLPIALGILAAMDVIKAERLWDYFIAGELSLDGAIKAIRGVLPIAILAAQEGKKNIIVPCDNGNEAAIVKDLRVYGASHLLEIIHFFKGDEALKEYHGDALSLEKSGIEEGLDFSDIKGQAQAKRALEIAASGSHNVLMIGPPGSGKTMLARRMPTILPPLTYEEAIETTKIHSIAGLLDAQRYLVLEKPFRAPHHTISDAGLIGGGHVPKPGEVSIANNGVLFLDEFPEFKRNVLDSLRQPMEDGFVTVSRVTHSITFPARFMLIAAMNPCPCGYWGDPRRACSCSATQIRKYRSRVSGPLLDRIDIHIEVPPVTVKELSGERDEEPSKKIRERVLRARAIQAERFRGKSISSNSHMTTRMIKKFCPLTDACNRLMEKAIEKFGLSPRAYHRILKVARTIADLEERENIEEHHIAEAIQYRALDKRMTV; encoded by the coding sequence ATGATATCAAGGGTTTCCACTGCAACGGTATATGGTATAGACGGCAAGACCGTTGATGTAGAGGTGGATATATCCTATGGATTGCCTGCATTTAATATAGTTGGATTGCCAGAGACATCTGTTAAGGAGAGCAAGGAGAGGGTCAGGGCTGCCATAAAAAATGCAGGATTTGAATTTCCCGGTGACAGGATCACGGTGAATCTTGCGCCTGCCGATATAAGAAAGGAGGGCTCATCCTTTGATCTGCCCATAGCCTTAGGCATACTTGCTGCCATGGATGTCATCAAGGCAGAAAGATTATGGGATTATTTCATTGCCGGAGAACTATCTCTTGATGGAGCAATAAAGGCAATAAGGGGTGTGCTACCTATTGCCATCCTGGCAGCACAAGAGGGAAAGAAGAATATAATAGTCCCCTGTGATAACGGAAACGAGGCAGCTATAGTTAAAGACCTTAGGGTATACGGTGCATCCCATCTACTGGAGATAATACATTTTTTTAAAGGCGATGAGGCATTGAAAGAATATCATGGAGATGCCTTAAGTCTTGAGAAATCAGGTATAGAAGAAGGTCTTGATTTTTCAGATATAAAGGGTCAGGCGCAGGCAAAGAGGGCGCTGGAGATAGCAGCAAGCGGCTCACACAATGTCCTTATGATAGGGCCTCCAGGTTCAGGAAAGACCATGCTTGCCAGGAGGATGCCCACCATCTTACCTCCCCTTACCTATGAAGAGGCAATAGAGACAACAAAGATCCACAGCATAGCAGGGCTTTTAGATGCCCAAAGATACCTTGTTCTTGAAAAACCATTCAGGGCACCCCACCATACCATATCAGATGCAGGTCTTATAGGAGGTGGCCATGTCCCCAAACCAGGGGAGGTGAGCATTGCAAACAATGGGGTCTTGTTTCTTGATGAATTCCCTGAATTTAAGAGAAATGTCCTGGATTCACTCAGGCAACCCATGGAGGATGGTTTTGTTACAGTATCCAGGGTGACCCATTCTATAACATTCCCAGCAAGGTTTATGCTTATAGCTGCCATGAACCCCTGCCCTTGTGGATACTGGGGTGACCCAAGGAGGGCATGCAGTTGTAGCGCAACCCAGATAAGAAAATACCGCTCCAGGGTATCAGGGCCACTCCTCGACAGGATAGACATCCACATAGAGGTCCCTCCGGTTACTGTCAAGGAACTATCAGGAGAAAGAGATGAAGAACCCTCCAAGAAGATAAGGGAGAGGGTGTTGCGGGCAAGGGCGATTCAGGCAGAGAGGTTTAGAGGTAAAAGCATATCGTCAAACAGTCATATGACCACCAGGATGATAAAGAAATTTTGTCCGTTGACTGATGCCTGCAACAGACTCATGGAAAAGGCAATAGAAAAATTTGGTTTATCACCAAGGGCATATCACAGGATTCTCAAGGTAGCAAGAACCATTGCAGACCTGGAAGAACGAGAAAACATAGAAGAGCACCATATAGCCGAGGCAATCCAATACAGGGCGCTTGATAAGCGCATGACTGTTTAG
- a CDS encoding DUF362 domain-containing protein: protein MERDLTLKKEINRIRYTAKHRGQEIGWLLYNRDTSTIDEIFIHKGFEGKGFEIWMLDKLIEQHTLVSAEIPCSDQKTFNLLVDYGFRPTKTFKKTDLPFYKMELSAAILLKKLKDKKPVRPYKKEEIVAIERISDSMSYEDIKRGVQNIIKNLGGIERFIKKGNTVVIKPNIVSDHGLKDGIYKGGIVTDIRVVRSIIETILPIAGRIIIAEGSSINRSATTKMFEHYGYDRLVDIDPKRISLVDLNKDEVVEKKVPEGKRMVSRNIPVTLEKAHVFINVPVLKIHFAAIVSLSIKSLQGAVPPLEKYMSHFFGLWQNLINIHKIIKPGLTIIDGLVGQEDFGPVSGTPKEMNILIGGINPVAIDATAMRIMGIDPLLSPPVFLAYMQGMGPVEKNMIKIIGEPMDNVASPFKQPHIDIKGGRDFIVHDWGACSGCKGYLHFVLTKLRRPDPADECRLLIDRPFDNKVNLFLGPELNAEINPHEKNIFMGMCQAHNAHKGTYLPGCPPHAEVMVNGIYSLFPDVERPKYADESEEKKLGEMLNHILQGMV from the coding sequence ATGGAAAGAGATTTAACACTAAAGAAAGAGATAAACAGAATTAGATATACGGCAAAGCATAGAGGTCAGGAAATAGGCTGGTTGTTATACAATCGGGACACAAGCACCATAGATGAAATCTTTATTCATAAAGGTTTTGAGGGCAAAGGTTTTGAGATATGGATGCTCGACAAACTCATAGAACAACATACCCTTGTGTCTGCCGAGATACCCTGTAGTGACCAAAAAACCTTCAATCTATTGGTTGACTATGGTTTCAGACCTACAAAGACATTCAAAAAAACAGATTTACCCTTCTATAAGATGGAACTGAGCGCTGCCATTCTTCTGAAAAAATTGAAAGATAAAAAACCTGTTAGGCCTTATAAAAAAGAGGAGATAGTGGCCATAGAGCGCATAAGTGATAGCATGTCATATGAAGATATAAAAAGGGGTGTCCAAAATATTATAAAAAACCTCGGTGGCATAGAAAGATTCATAAAAAAAGGTAACACCGTGGTTATAAAACCCAATATAGTAAGCGACCATGGATTAAAAGACGGCATCTATAAAGGTGGGATAGTAACAGACATAAGGGTTGTCAGATCCATTATAGAAACCATCCTGCCCATAGCAGGGAGAATAATAATAGCAGAAGGCTCTTCCATAAACAGAAGTGCCACCACAAAGATGTTTGAACACTACGGTTATGACAGGCTTGTAGATATAGACCCTAAAAGGATCAGTCTTGTAGATTTAAATAAAGATGAGGTTGTGGAAAAAAAGGTGCCTGAAGGAAAGAGGATGGTGTCCAGAAACATACCTGTTACACTTGAAAAGGCCCATGTTTTCATAAATGTTCCAGTATTGAAGATACATTTTGCCGCCATAGTGTCTTTGAGCATAAAGAGCCTCCAGGGCGCAGTCCCTCCTCTGGAAAAATACATGTCACATTTTTTTGGGTTATGGCAGAACCTCATCAATATCCACAAGATTATAAAACCTGGTCTAACCATTATCGACGGCCTTGTAGGCCAGGAGGATTTCGGCCCTGTATCCGGGACACCAAAAGAGATGAATATACTCATTGGAGGGATAAATCCCGTTGCCATTGATGCCACTGCCATGAGGATCATGGGAATCGATCCCCTCTTGTCACCGCCTGTTTTTTTAGCTTATATGCAGGGTATGGGTCCTGTGGAAAAAAACATGATAAAGATCATAGGAGAGCCCATGGATAATGTGGCAAGTCCCTTTAAACAGCCCCATATTGATATCAAAGGTGGGAGGGATTTTATAGTCCATGACTGGGGCGCCTGCAGTGGCTGTAAGGGTTATCTCCATTTTGTCCTGACAAAGCTGAGAAGACCTGACCCGGCAGATGAGTGTAGGCTATTAATAGATCGCCCATTTGATAATAAGGTAAATCTTTTTTTAGGTCCTGAATTAAATGCAGAGATAAACCCCCATGAAAAAAATATCTTTATGGGCATGTGTCAGGCACATAACGCCCATAAGGGCACATATCTGCCAGGCTGCCCTCCCCATGCAGAGGTAATGGTAAACGGTATCTATAGCCTGTTCCCAGATGTGGAAAGGCCTAAATATGCCGATGAAAGCGAGGAGAAAAAACTCGGGGAGATGCTTAACCATATACTACAAGGTATGGTGTGA
- a CDS encoding LysE family transporter — translation MMNILSLFSIGFILGLTGAMAPGPLLTVTIGESTRRGGITGPLIVLGHGILEFSLVLLIVLGVGKLLKNNLIFTVIAILGGLGLIYMGYSTIKGIKHYDMETGHATEKPGMHPVLSGIVISLSNPYWFIWWITIGMGYILFAQKMGIWGILAFFAGHILSDLVWYSFVSYGIQIGGRFFNLRIIKAILFICSIFLMLFGLFFIFKGIEFLRIP, via the coding sequence ATGATGAACATTTTAAGCCTTTTTTCCATAGGTTTTATTTTAGGTCTCACCGGTGCCATGGCACCTGGGCCACTATTGACAGTAACAATAGGTGAGTCTACAAGGCGAGGAGGGATCACAGGTCCTCTTATAGTTCTCGGTCATGGTATACTTGAATTTAGCCTTGTCTTGTTGATTGTCTTAGGGGTTGGAAAACTCCTGAAAAATAATTTAATCTTTACTGTCATAGCCATCTTAGGGGGGCTCGGGCTTATATATATGGGTTATAGCACCATAAAAGGGATTAAACATTATGATATGGAAACAGGGCACGCCACAGAAAAGCCAGGCATGCACCCTGTCCTTTCTGGGATTGTAATAAGCCTTTCAAACCCCTATTGGTTTATCTGGTGGATAACCATAGGTATGGGATATATTTTATTTGCCCAAAAGATGGGTATATGGGGGATACTGGCATTTTTTGCAGGACATATCCTTTCAGACCTTGTCTGGTATAGTTTTGTATCATACGGTATTCAAATTGGCGGCAGATTCTTTAATCTCAGGATAATAAAGGCAATACTATTTATATGCAGTATATTCCTCATGCTTTTTGGTTTATTCTTTATATTTAAGGGTATCGAGTTTTTACGAATACCATAA
- a CDS encoding ABC transporter ATP-binding protein, which produces MEVIIAKGLIKDYNHTRAVDNIDFAIKKGECFGFLGPNGAGKTTVMRMLYCATIPTEGEIKVFGMDIQSNGSTIKSRIGVMPQDDNLDLELTVIKNLIVYARYFDIPPKVSKKMAWQLLEYVDLTAKADTTIKTLSGGMKRSLLLARALINSPEILILDEPTTGLDPHSRHNVWDKLKDLQKNSTTLILTTHYMEEAETLCDMVAIMDKGKIVEVDSPKRLMERYGGNLEQVYLRLTGKRLEGDLV; this is translated from the coding sequence ATGGAAGTCATTATAGCTAAAGGCCTGATAAAGGACTACAATCATACCAGGGCAGTGGATAATATTGATTTTGCCATAAAAAAGGGCGAATGTTTTGGTTTTTTAGGTCCTAATGGGGCCGGCAAGACCACTGTAATGCGTATGCTCTACTGTGCCACCATCCCTACAGAGGGCGAGATAAAGGTCTTTGGTATGGATATCCAGTCCAACGGATCTACAATAAAATCCAGGATAGGTGTTATGCCCCAGGATGATAATCTTGATCTGGAGCTAACAGTAATAAAAAACCTCATAGTCTATGCCAGATATTTTGATATACCCCCAAAGGTCTCAAAAAAGATGGCATGGCAGCTTCTGGAATATGTGGATCTCACAGCAAAGGCAGATACCACCATTAAAACGCTTTCAGGGGGCATGAAGAGGTCTTTGCTCCTTGCCAGGGCACTCATCAATTCCCCTGAGATTCTTATACTTGATGAACCCACAACAGGACTCGACCCCCACAGCAGGCACAATGTCTGGGATAAACTTAAGGATCTCCAAAAAAACAGCACAACCCTCATACTTACCACCCATTACATGGAAGAAGCAGAGACATTGTGTGATATGGTGGCAATCATGGATAAAGGCAAAATAGTAGAGGTTGATAGTCCGAAAAGGCTTATGGAAAGATACGGTGGTAACCTTGAACAGGTATATCTCAGGCTAACAGGAAAAAGACTCGAAGGAGATTTGGTTTAA
- a CDS encoding ABC transporter permease produces MNIKRAFRVWQRHFAVYTRLYRSSIALNFVEPALFLVAFGIGLGAFVKEIEGIPYIKYIAPGIIASSSMFAATYECTYGTYVRMTFQKTFDAILATPVNVNDLIAGELMWGATKSMFYGTIIIIAISAFRLVDSPLVVAVIPVLFISGLIFAEISIICASIVPGIDSFNYFYTLFITPMFLFSGIFFPLNVLPPTVAKIAFWTPLYHLTNICRSIAWGKTDYVIQSLIWLIGVACLIAPVSFILMKKRIMK; encoded by the coding sequence ATGAATATAAAAAGGGCATTTAGGGTTTGGCAAAGACATTTTGCAGTCTATACAAGGCTATACAGGTCAAGTATTGCCCTTAATTTCGTGGAGCCTGCCCTATTTTTAGTTGCGTTTGGTATAGGGCTCGGCGCATTTGTCAAAGAGATAGAGGGTATTCCTTATATAAAATATATTGCCCCTGGAATCATTGCGTCTTCGTCCATGTTTGCCGCTACATATGAGTGCACTTATGGAACATATGTGAGAATGACATTTCAGAAGACCTTTGATGCCATACTGGCAACCCCTGTTAATGTAAATGACCTAATTGCAGGGGAGTTGATGTGGGGAGCTACAAAGAGCATGTTTTACGGAACCATAATTATCATAGCCATTTCAGCCTTCAGACTCGTTGATTCCCCTTTGGTGGTTGCCGTAATCCCCGTTCTTTTTATAAGCGGCCTCATCTTCGCAGAGATATCAATTATATGTGCATCAATAGTTCCAGGGATAGATTCATTTAACTATTTTTATACACTTTTTATAACCCCTATGTTTCTTTTCTCAGGGATATTCTTTCCTTTAAATGTATTACCCCCTACTGTGGCAAAGATAGCATTCTGGACACCCCTATACCATCTCACCAACATATGTAGGTCCATTGCCTGGGGAAAGACAGATTATGTTATACAGAGTCTCATCTGGCTTATAGGTGTGGCATGTTTAATAGCCCCTGTTTCTTTCATATTGATGAAAAAGAGGATAATGAAATAG